The following coding sequences lie in one Rutidosis leptorrhynchoides isolate AG116_Rl617_1_P2 chromosome 4, CSIRO_AGI_Rlap_v1, whole genome shotgun sequence genomic window:
- the LOC139841200 gene encoding uncharacterized protein produces the protein MDESPRVNDALNSGELNLDSLVRDPGLRPSFMDYSTNQHDEIRIAYIKYGPYQLCKSKYPQSLSGSSGHIEHVIEKQTTQEIIDNRLRVRTFVEMIKWLTMQACALRGHDERPDSKNQGNFLELLKLIASYNKEVEKVILQNAPQNARYTSPDVQKEILQIFARNVQQSICDKKKEQMAIDVRFIDREGYVKERFLDLVHLQLALVAASKDMVEVHKFFKNLNFIVNVIDSSSKRHDQLQDAQVSEIAHLAEIRELESGKGVNQIQSLQRPRDTRWSSHYRSIWSLLKLYGPAIVVLLEIAINGSTPSQKGDATFDLTELLSFDFVIVIHLMKKIMKTTEKLCQSLQRKSHDIVNALSLISTTKLLIQNLRDQGCQSLLEKVVVFVDIIALKLLK, from the exons ATGGATGAATCCCCTAGAGTAAATGATGCTTTAAATTCAGGAGAGTTAAATTTAGATTCATTAGTTCGAGATCCTGGCTTACGACCTTCATTCATGGATTATTCAACTAACCAACATGACGAGATCAGAATAGCATATATTAAATATGGACCTTATCAGCTTTGTAAGTCAAAGTATCCTCAAAGTTTGAGTGGCTCAAGTG GTCATATAGAGCATGTGATTGAGAAACAAACAACTCAAGAGATCATTGATAATAGGCTTCGTGTTAGAACTTTTGTTGAGATGATTAAATGGCTCACAATGCAAGCTTGTGCTCTTAGAGGTCATGATGAGCGGCCCGATTCAAAAAATCAAGGAAACTTCCTTGAATTGTTAAAGTTAATTGCTTCTTATAATAAAGAGGTTGAAAAAGTTATTCTGCAAAATGCTCCTCAAAATGCCAGGTATACTTCTCCAGATGTGCAAAAAGAAATTTTGCAAATATTTGCTAGAAATGTGCAACAATCGATTTGTGATAAAAAAAAAGAGCAAATGGCAATTGATGTGAGATTTATAGATCGAGAAGGGTATGTTAAAGAGAGATTTTTAGACTTGGTTCAT TTGCAATTAGCTTTAGTTGCAGCATCTAAAGATATGGTTGAGGTGCACAAATTTTTCAAGAACCTTAACTTTATTGTTAATGTCATTGATTCTTCTTCTAAGCGTCACGATCAGTTACAAGATGCTCAGGTTAGTGAAATTGCACATTTGGCTGAAATTAGAGAGCTTGAGAGTGGCAAAGGAGTAAATCAAATCCAAAGTTTGCAAAGACCTAGAGATACAAGATGGAGTTCACATTATCGATCCATATGGAGCTTGTTGAAATTGTATGGTCCCGCCATTGTAGTGCTACTTGAAATTGCTATTAACGGGTCTACTCCTTCTCAAAAAGGTGATGCTACTTTTGATCTTACCGAATTATTGTCATTTGATTTTGTCATTGTTATACATTTGATGAAGAAGATAATGAAAACAACCGAAAAGCTTTGTCAATCTTTACAACGTAAATCTCATGATATAGTTAATGCTTTGAGTTTAATTTCCACAACAAAATTATTGATTCAAAATCTAAGGGATCAAGGATGTCAGTCACTTTTGGAAAAAGTTGTTGTTTTTGTGGATATAATAGCATTGAAGTTACTAAAATGA